One segment of Glandiceps talaboti chromosome 21, keGlaTala1.1, whole genome shotgun sequence DNA contains the following:
- the LOC144451808 gene encoding DNA-directed RNA polymerase, mitochondrial-like codes for MSSLLRCPLLPHYRQLFLKNSNYFRLYEYSRTNECSRCVNLRQRSSKSSTGIKHGPVVQTLSAKNNSRDPYLDLHQEKQKLVQVLENRRVQLKQDRTVFHQEFVRKETEWNLENGKEITSFVMEQSKKKPPPEVIAVDSTTNSMHEPWQQNIHCADQNYVSEEQNYFATDKDIEGNDIVDDNQEQQLPAKDGKKKKKKETSKKKAKNVKTKKMESEEERIQGIIDGQDKDRLKMQYQYLMAFIDACISTNMMERANKHLKKFSDVKADIGLYNLQLQGWARKGEIDMIKYLFEKMLENDVKPDYQSYAAALECLGRRKKINKLTVELILQQMSNEELSIEKIFDHSQLSAFQRDCVLKAILSVQPDYQVNRSRDIPICRNELLKDLYMTHEPLNKPISKTNQSQSQSGMYCDIFNNEELRRMVNRQMKIELAGGLKLPSIEAIPIPDKETINRREILTKHRELWKKSLMATFATFQKQSKGVQLKWQIYPFLCILEPSDYVNIMLDYIPQIAGSTEGETLLTAANALGSGILRQYQLQHKITSGVADKINSMYVDYAEFTLNDDLMTKYQFREYWQKLEDDVQWGPSLNLEVPPWNKVTIAVGLSLTEFLLKEIKIDINLLAGKSKEKLIPGFYHMYAYHNVKQVGFLKPHPALVDLIKDAKEPVLWFDCEVLPMLSPPLPWVSTKRGGYLLAPTKIMRSRDDSLLHDVLLDKTEQSNLYPVFDSLNQLGAVPWKINQRMLDLIISMFINKGSVPLDIPRPVSECPEPPKISGTLDLEEMTSLRKERMALRRQKAEMHSLRMDFLYKLSIANKYRHDIFWFPHNMDFRGRVYPCPPHFNHLGTDAMRSILLFGKGRALGENGLDWLKMHLVNLTGLKKRSSLIERLEYADTIIDEIIDSADNPMTGKKWWQDTEAPWQVLACCMEIANAMRSPDPKQYICHFPVHQDGSCNGLQHYAALGRDVIGAQQVNLHPFDVPQDVYSGVAQKVEETRKKDAANGLQIAEHLDGIVERKVVKQTVMTVVYGVTRYGGHRQILKQLKDHPDLASLHQWRAAGYLVTKVFQSLREMFTKTREIQDWLTDCCKKICKAGKPMQWVTPIGLPIIQPYHKKKVLVISYRNLEQMSCSSKHRFTDVHQKPDIVKQANAFAPNFIHSLDSTHMMLTSLYCQKAGISFVAVHDCYWTHPSTVNVMNEICRQQFVALHKTPILEDLSAFMVEKYSHLDSVYQDTGDDGALLMFLKQIPDKGDFDLENVLESTYFFS; via the exons ATGTCGTCGCTTCTAAGATGTCCCCTTTTACCTCATTATCGGCAGTTATTTTTGAAGAATTCAAACTATTTTCGTCTTTATGAATATTCCAGGACAAATGAATGTTCTAGATGTGTAAATCTTCGGCAAAGGTCTTCCAAAAGTTCGACAG GTATAAAACATGGTCCTGTTGTTCAAACTCTATCTGCCAAGAACAACTCAAGAGATCCATATCTTGATCTTCATCAAGAGAAACAGAAATTGGTGCAAG TGTTAGAAAACAGGAGAGTACAGTTAAAACAAG ATAGAACTGTTTTCCATCAAGAATTTGTCAGAAAAGAAACTGAATGGAACTTAGAAAATGGAAAGGAAATTACAAGTTTTGTTATGGAACAGAGTAAAAAGAAACCTCCACCTGAAGTCATAGCTGTGGATTCTACTACAAACTCTATGCAtgaaccatggcaacagaataTACACTGTGCTGATCAAAATTATGTATCGGAAGAACAGAACTATTTTGCAACAGACAAAGATATTGAAGGAAATGACATTGTTGATGACAACCAAGAACAACAACTTCCTGCAAAAGATggaaagaagaagaagaaaaaagaaacatCGAAGAAAAAGgccaaaaatgtaaaaacaaagaaaatggaGAGTGAGGAGGAACGGATTCAAGGAATTATTGATGGGCAGGATAAAGATAGATTAAAAATGCAGTATCAATATTTGATGGCATTTATTGATGCTTGTATCAGTACGAATATG ATGGAACGTGCAAACAAACATCTGAAGAAATTCTCCGACGTGAAAGCTGATATAGGGCTTTATAATCTCCAGTTACAGGGATGGGCTAGAAAG GGTGAAATTGATATGATAAAGTATCTATTTGAAAAGATGCTAGAAAATGATGTGAAACCAGATTATCAGTCATATGCTGCAGCCTTAGAATGTCTTGGAAG gagaaagaaaataaacaagttGACAGTTGAGCTGATTCTACAACAGATGAGTAATGAAGAACTGAGCATAGAGAAGATTTTTGACCATTCTCAGTTGTCAGCTTTCCAAAGAGACTGTGTCCTCAAAGCCATCTTATCAGTCCAGCCTGATTACCAAGTGAACCGTAGCAGAGACATACCAATTTGTAGGAATGAATTATTGAAAGACTTGTATATGACCCATGAACCCTTAAACAAg CCTATCTCAAAGACAAaccaaagtcaaagtcaaagtggTATGTACTGTGATATTTTTAATAATGAAGAACTCAGAAGAATGGTGAATCGTCAAATGAAGATAGAGTTGGCAGGAGGACTTAAACTGCCATCAATTGAAGCCATACCTATTCCAGACAAAGAAACTATTAACAGA AGAGAAATACTGACCAAGCACAGAGAGCTGTGGAAGAAATCTTTGATGGCAACTTTTGCAACATTCCAAAAACAGAGCAAAG GTGTCCAACTAAAATGGCAAATTTATCCATTTTTGTGCATTTTGGAGCCCAGTGATTACGTGAATATTATGTTAGACTATATTCCACAAATAGCAGGGAGCACTGAAGGTGAAACCTTGCTGACTGCTGCTAATGCATTAGGAAGTGGAATACTACGCCAATATCAATTACAGCATAAGATTACAAGTGGTGTGGCTGATAAG ATTAACAGCATGTATGTAGATTATGCAGAATTCACTTTAAATGATGACCTTATGACGAAGTATCAGTTTAGAGAATACTGGCAGAAGTTAGAAGATGATGTCCAGTGGGGGCCATCATTG AATCTAGAAGTTCCCCCATGGAATAAAGTTACTATTGCA GTTGGACTAAGCTTGACGGAATTTCTACTAAAGGAAATCAAAATTGATATCAATCTGTTAGCTGGCAAAAGTAAAGA GAAACTAATACCAGGATTTTATCATATGTATGCATATCATAATGTGAAACAAGTTGGTTTCCTCAAG CCTCACCCAGCATTGGTCGACCTAATCAAGGATGCTAAGGAACCAGTTCTATGGTTTGATTGTGAAGTCTTACCAATGCTTTCTCCACCGTTGCCGTGGGTTTCTACGAAACGGGGCGGCTATTTACTAGCACCAA CTAAAATCATGAGAAGCCGAGATGATTCATTACTTCATGATGTTTTACTGGATAAAACTGAGCAAAGTAATTTATATCCAGTCTTTGATTCATTAAACCAACTTGGGGCCGTACCATGGAAGATTAATCAGAGg ATGTTAGACTTAATCATATCCATGTTTATAAATAAGGGCAGTGTACCATTAGACATACCAAGACCAGTGTCTGAGTGTCCTGAACCTCCAAAGATTAGTGGAAC CTTGGATCTAGAAGAGATGACTTCACTGCGTAAAGAAAGAATGGCACTGAGAAGACAAAAAGCTGAAATGCACAGTCTAAGAATGGATTTCCTGTATAAGTTATCAATTGCCAATAAG TATCGTCATGACATTTTCTGGTTTCCCCACAACATGGATTTCCGGGGCAGAGTCTATCCATGTCCCCCACACTTCAACCATCTCGGCACAGATGCCATGAGAAGTATCTTACTATTTGGGAAAGGAAGAGCACTAGGGGAGAATGGATTAGATTGGTTAAAAATGCATCTAGTGAATCTTACTGGTCTGAAAAAGAG GAGTTCTCTGATAGAAAGGCTGGAATATGCAGACACAATAATAGATGAGATCATAGACTCAGCTGACAACCCAATGACg GGTAAGAAATGGTGGCAGGATACTGAGGCACCATGGCAAGTACTGGCATGCTGTATGGAAATTGCCAATGCTATGAGGTCTCCTGATCCAAAACAGTATATTTGTCATTTCCCAGTTCATCAG GATGGATCCTGTAATGGTCTCCAACATTATGCAGCCCTTGGTCGTGATGTCATCGGAGCTCAACAGGTTAATTTACATCCTTTTGACGTGCCACAAGATGTCTACTCTGGTGTAGCACAAAAG GTCGAGGAAACCAGAAAGAAAGATGCTGCCAATGGTCTTCAGATAGCTGAACATTTGGACGGTATTGTTGAAAGAAAG GTTGTTAAACAGACCGTTATGACTGTAGTATATGGTGTGACCAGGTATGGAGGACATCGACAGATACTCAAACAATTGAAAGACCACCCTGACTTAGCTTCTCTACATCAATGGAGAGCTGCTGGATATCTAGTCACTAAGGTGTTCCAGAGTCTCAGAGAGATGTTCACTAAAACCAGAGAGATACAG GATTGGTTGACAGATTGTTGTAAGAAGATCTGTAAGGCAGGGAAACCAATGCAGTGGGTTACACCGATAGGTTTACCAATCATACAACCATATCATAAAAAGAAAGTACTGGTCATTTCATACCGTAACTTAGAACAAATGTCATGCAGCAGTAAACACAGATTTACAGATGTTCATCA AAAACCTGACATCGTAAAACAAGCCAATGCATTTGCACCAAACTTTATCCATTCATTGGATTCCACACACATGATGCTGACTTCACTCTACTGTCAAAA AGCTGGTATTTCATTTGTAGCAGTTCATGACTGTTACTGGACACATCCTTCAACTGTGAATGTTATGAACGAG ATCTGTAGACAGCAATTTGTTGCTCTTCACAAAACTCCGATATTAGAAGATTTATCAGCATTCATGGTGGAGAAATACTCACACTTGGATAG TGTTTATCAAGATACTGGTGATGATGGGGCATTACTTATGTTCCTCAAACAAATCCCAGATAAAGGTGACTTTGATTTGGAAAATGTTCTTGAGTCAACATATTTCTTCAGTTGA